A genomic region of Mugil cephalus isolate CIBA_MC_2020 chromosome 5, CIBA_Mcephalus_1.1, whole genome shotgun sequence contains the following coding sequences:
- the LOC125008389 gene encoding signal-regulatory protein beta-2-like: MIVLWITLLCLHPVYTLLPVKTVHLGEPATFTCVIPNIEISDREIHWYKQSVGDSLNIIVTLFKSGTEYSPNVSKSRFDLRTDNSFSNLTILSTVEEDEGMYHCGVTEWIKTKWSGTYLLVEGNTERTVVQTISDPVRPGDLVTLQCSVLSDSENKTCPGDLSVFWFRAGSQTSHPNIIYMDGDMNNKCENRSETQKRCVYSFSKDVSSSDAGTYYCAVATCGEILFGNGTKLEADQTASSVLVIVLVVAIICLAISMIINLIFICCQTQKGLCGQHEATKSSSSPARRDDMSQPVKDKAEGDLNYAALHFSARGRKKKELNPEECVYSHVKY; this comes from the exons ATGATCGTGTTATGGATTACACTGCTTTGTCTTCATCCAGTAT aTACGCTGCTTCCAGTGAAAACAGTTCATCTTGGTGAACCAGCCACATTTACATGTGTTATACCAAACATAGAAATCAGTGACAGAGAAATCCACTGGTACAAGCAGAGTGTTGGAGATTCTCTCAATATAATTGTAACATTGTTTAAATCTGGAACAGAGTACTCACCAAACGTTTCAAAATCAAGATTTGACTTACGTACTGATAACAGTTTTAGTAACCTGACCATTTTGAGCACAgttgaagaggatgaaggaatgTACCACTGTGGAGTCACAGAGTGGATAAAGACTAAATGGAGTGGGACATATTTGTTAGTAGAAG gaaacactgagaggacTGTTGTTCAGACAATATCAGATCCAGTCCGTCCAGGAGACTTAGTgactctccagtgttcagtcctctctgactctgagaaCAAGACGTGTCCAGGAgatctcagtgtgttctggttcagagctggatcacAGACATCTCATCCAAACATCATCTACATGGATGGAGATATGAATAACAAATGTGAGAATAGATCTGAGACTCAGAAGAGATGTGTCTACAGCTTCTCTAAGGacgtcagctcctctgatgctgggacttactactgtgctgtggccacatgtggagagatattatttggaaatggaactAAACTGGAAGCTG atCAAACAGCAAGTTCTGTGTTAGTTATTGTGTTGGTGGTAGCAATCATCTGCTTGGCCATTTCTATGATTATAAATCtaattttcatctgttgtcaaactcagaaaggACTATGTGGACAACATGAAG CGACAAAAAGCAGCTCTTCACCAGCCAGACGAGACGATATGAGCCAACCAGTTAAAGATAAA GCTGAAGGTGATCTCAACTATGCTGCGCTGCATTTCTCtgccagaggaagaaagaagaaagagttgaatccagaagaatgtgtgtattctcatgttaaatactga